The Paracoccus sp. MBLB3053 genome contains the following window.
CGATCCTGCAGATACATATTCACGGTAGGTAGCGTGATCAGCTGCAATCCCGCCTCGGCGATCAATTCAATGGTCGCGGCAAGCTCGCCATCGGGCAAAAGCGCAAGCGAGCAACAATGGCCGCATGTGACGCGGCCCTGATAACCGTGCCGGATCGTGGCCCGCGCGACATGGGGCAGGGCATCGGCCTTCGCCGCTTCGTCGACGTGAAGATCGATATCGAGATCGCGATCGGCCGCGAGCGTGAAGAGCTTGTCCAGCAGCGCATCCAGATCGCCGAGCCCGCCGCCATGGGTTCCGCCAGACGCCCGCGTCACGCCCCCCATCAGGCCGCCGTGCCGGGCGACCAGATCGGCCAGTTCGGTTCCGTAATCCTCGCGATAGGCATCGATCGGGACAAGGGCCACGGCCTGAAGGTCGATCCGGTCGGCCCATGCGGCGCGGGTTTCGGCGAAAGCGGCCCAACTCTGCGCGCCTTGGCCTTCGTGGCTGTCGATATGGGTGCGGATCGTGGCAACCCCATGTGCCTCGGCGCAGCGCAAGCCGAAATCCATTCGTGACAGCAGGTCATCGCGGCGCCAATGCGCGATGCGGTCGCGCGTCGTGGCTACCCGTGCGCCATTGTGGTTCCCGCCCGAATCCGGGGCGCGGCCCGCAACATGGCCCTTGTCGAGATGGGTATGGGCATCGACCAGCATCGGCCATAGCTGACGACCCTGAAGATCTATGGCAGGCGCGGCGACATGACCCGCGCCGCTGGCGCGGATCTGCATAACCGTTTCACCGTCCAAGAGCAGGTCAACCCGAGCCGACCCGTCCCCATCGACATCAGCGCCACTCGGGACGCCGCCGGCAAGAAGCGATTGGGGCACACGGGCATTGCGCAGCAGAACGCGACCCTTGCCGTCGAGGCGGCGCAGTTGCATTGCCGCGGGGATCATCTGGTCATCCATCACTTTTTCTTTCCATGAAGTCTTCGGGTCGTGCCGCCTCAGTCGCCATCTGGGGCGGTCGTGAACAGGCGCTGCACAAGTTGCAAAAACCGGCTGCCGGCCGGAGAAAGCTGACCTCGTGCGCGATGCGCGAGCATCAGCCGCTGACGGCCGGCAGCCGCTTCAAGCGGCAGGAAGGCCAGGTCGCCATCACGCAATTCCTGATCCACATCGACGCGGTTCAGGAAAGTGATATGGGGCGCACGCCGGACCAGGCGTTTCATCAATTCGGTCGAGTTGGTCTCGACGGTCGGCATCAGCACGGACCCGGCCGGGGCGAGGTTCTGGACCACCTCGCGCAACGAGAGACTTGGATCGGCCAGCACCAGCGGATAGACCAGACAATCGGATAGCCGAACGCTGCTCTTGATCGTCAGGGGATGGTTTCGCGCAACCACGGCGCCAAGCTGATGCTGAAACTCGGCGGCGAGGTGAAGGCGCGGGTCGATCGGCAGGTTATAGGCAAGCGCCAGCTCCGCCTCACCCGAGGCCACGGCCTCGATGACCTCGGGGCGCGTCCCGACCGTCACCCGCAGATCGACCTGCGGATGAGTTTCGCGGAACTCTGCCACGACATCGGCAAGGCGCCCAGCGGCGAGCGTCGCCATGGTCGCGACGGTGACCTCTCCCCGCGACAGGCCCTTCAGGGCCTTGATCTGCGCGCGCATCCGGTCATGCGCACGCAGCGTTTCGCGAATATGGGCGACCAGCATTTCGCCCGAGGTGGTCAGCTTCAATCCTTTCGGCAGACGTTCGAAGATAGGCGCGCCTAGATCTTCCTCCATTTCGAGAACGAAACGGTTCACCGCCGAGGCCGAGACGTTGAGGACACGCGCTGCCCTGCGGATCGAGCCCTGACGCGCGACTTCGTCGATATAGCGCAGCGCGCGACCGTGCAGCATGAGCCTTCCGGAATTCGAGACGGGTGTGTTTGCACCCACGATGTCACCCGGAAGGCCCATTCTCAACGTCTCACTTCTTGATCGCGGCGAAGTTCGCGTTGATGCGCATGGTCAGGTAGTCGCCCGCGGTCATGGGCTCATACTTGCCCAAGGGGCCGACCATCAGCGCGTCGCGATTGGCTTGGCAGAAGAATGGAAGCGACAGGCGACGGCCCATGTATTCACCCTCGCGCGGCATGCGGACGCGGTGGAGCGTCGATTGCAGCTGATCGTCCGACCAGCGCATCAGCATGTCGCCGATATTGCAGGTGATGTAGCCGTTGCGCGGCGGCACGTCGGTCCATTGGCCGGTCGCGGCGTCCTTGCCGGGGCAGACTTGCAGCCCGCCTTCGCCCTCTTTCTGGTGCAGGATGGTCAGGCAGTCAAAGTCGGAATGGGCGCCCGCACGCCACGCCTTGAAGTCCTCGGGCTGGGCGTTCTCCATCGACATGTAGTGGATCATCCGCAGGGTCGACTGATACTGATCGCTCGACGGGTCATGGGCCTTGGTGAAGAAATCCTCGGCAAAGCCCATCTTCAGTGCGAAGCAGGACAGGATGCGCATGCCAAGTTCCCAGTTCTGACGCTCGAAGCGCAATGCGCGCTCCTTGAAGCCGGGCAGTTCCGCTTCGGTTGGCCACTTGCCGTCCATCAGGGGGCGCGTCACCTGATAGCTTTCCTTGTTGTCCGGCGTTCCGGTCGAGGGCCGGACCTGGGCCTTGAATTCCCAGCCCGCATTCGTGCCCTTGGGCATCGGGTATTGCGCCTTGATCTCTTGCGGCAGTTCGAAGAACTCCCATGCGTTGTCGAAAGCCGCGTCGATGTCTTCTTGCGGGATGCCGTGGTTATAGACCTGGAAGAAACCGATATCGGTCGAGGCCGCCCAAAGCGCATCGGCGATCTCGTGCTTGCGGTTCTCGAAATCCGAAAGGTCGATCGCTGGAACGGCCCGCTCGACGGTGGTGCCCTCGCCGCCGATGGTGGTTTCCTTGTTCAGCTCGGCCAGAGCGTAGTTTTCGTTGGACATTGCAGTCTCCTTTGATGCCGTTTCCGGCGGTGGGGGAGCAATTTCCGGACCCGATAGGGCCTGAACGCTTCTACTCCGGGGCGAAATCAGCGGGTTTCCTTGGGCAGGCTCCAGGGAAACAGACGTTTCTGGATCTGGACGACGGCCTGGAACAGGGTCAAAGACATGGCGGCCAGCACGATCAATCCGGCCCAGGCCTGCGGCAGTTTGAACATCGAGGTCGAGAACTGGATGAAATAGCCAACACCCGCCTCGGCGGCGACAAATTCGGCCACGACTGCCCCGATGACGGCAAGCGTGATCGAGATCTTCAGTGCCGAGAAGATATAGGGTACGGCATAGGGCAAGCGGATCTGGGTCATCTCGCGGCGCGAAGGTGCGCGCAGGCTGCGTGACAGCTCGATCAGTTCGGGCGGGGTTGCTGCAAGCCCGGTGGCCGTCGAGACCACAAGCGGGAAGAACGTGATCAGCGTCGTGATCACAACGCGCGGCAGGTCGCCAGCACCCAGCGCCACGATGATGATGGGGGCGATCGCGACAACCGGCGTGGACTGCACGATGACCAGCAGGGGATAAAGCGTCTTTGACAGGATCGCCGAACGCATCATCACCATGGCAAGCGGGATCGAGACGGCGATGGCCAGACCGAAGCCAAGCAGCGCAACCCTGAGCGTGGACCAGATATGGGTCAGCCAGCGTTCAAGGCCAATGGCGGTAAAGGCGTTCAGGATCGCGCTGGGGGCCGGCAGCAGGTAGGAGGGGATGGAAAAAAGGCGTGTCGCCGCCTCCCATAGCAGGATCGTTCCGACAAGCGTCAACCCGGTCGCAAAGCCGGGGAGCCGGGCCAGTTGTGACAAACTGCGGCGGTGCGGGTTCGGGGCGGGCTTTGCCGCCGTGGTTTCAGCCGGCTGGGAAGATGGCCGGACAAGAGCGGGACGAACCGGGGCAGGGCGCGGAGATGCGGCCCGGGCAGGTTGGGTCTGGGTCATCGCTTCCTCCATTTCACGCGGCCTCCCGTGCCATCAGCCTGTCTCGCAGGTCGGCTGTCAGGTCGAGCAGAGCGGGGTCCTTCATGCTTTCGGGGCCGCGAGGGCGGGAAACCGGCACGATATGTTCACATGCGACCGTGCCGGGGCGGCCCGACATCACCAGAACCCGATCGGCAAGCAAGGCCGCTTCGCTGACCGAATGGGTGATGAAGACGACGGTCTTCGGTTTCTCGGCAAAGATCCGCAGCAGATCGAAGCCCATGACCTCACGCGTCAAGGCATCCAGCGCCGAGAACGGCTCGTCCATCAAGAGAATGTCGGGATCCAGATGCAGGGCGCGGGCGATGCCCACGCGCTGCTGCATGCCGCCTGAAAGCTCTTCGGGAAGTCGCTTGCCAAAGCCTTCCAGCCCCACCATCGCCAGAAGCTCCTGCGCGCGTTCCCGGTCGCGCTGGGACACATGACCGGTCTTGTGCCGAACCGGAAAAACCACATTGTCTTCCACCGTGGCCCAAGGCAGCAGCGTGGGTTTCTGGAAGACGATGCCGATATCGTCCCGCGGCCCTGTTACGGGCATGCCGAAGACCTCGACCGCGCCGCTGGTCGGTGTGAGCAGCCCCGCGACCATCCGCAGAAGCGTAGACTTGCCGCAGCCCGACGGGCCCAGAATGGCAAGAAATTCATGATGGGCCACGTCGAAGCTGACGTCGCGCAATGCTTCCGTCTGTCCCGATCGGGTCTGGAAGACCTGTCCGAGACGGTCAAAGCGGATGGCGGGGGGCTGCTCGATCATCATTTCAGAGCAAGCATTTCGCGGGTTACGGTGGTTTCGACATCGTAGCTGGCCGGATCGATCCCCTGAGCCGCAGCGACGCGGGCCCAGGTCTCGGCAAGGCGACCGGGTTCGAACACCCCCAGACCGTCCTTTTCGGTCACCTCGTTATAGACCAGTTCCATCGCATCGGTCAGCGATCCCTTGACGTCTTCGGTGCCAAGCTCGGCCACGATATTGGTAACGGATTTCGCTGCCGCGTCGGGGTTATCCCGTGAGAACTCGACCGATTTCTTGTAGGCGGCGACGAAGCGACGGGCGACATCGGGCCGGTCCTTCAGGAAACTGTCATTCGCGATCAGCGAGGCGGAATAAAGGTTCAGACCCGCCGCAGACCATGGCAGCGCCTGAATTTCCTTGCCCGCCTCTTTGCCCTGGTTGGTGTATCGGGTGAGGTCCGTCATCCAGGCAACGATGCCATCGACCTGTCCGGTCATCAGCATCGGCCCCAGCGCGCCGGGATCGGCGTTCACGATCGTGACCTCATCCGGGGAAATGCCCGCATCCTTGAGCACCAGCGGCAGGTAGACGTTGGACGAAGTGAAGGGAGAGGTCGCGATCTTCTTGCCCTTCACATCCGCGACGGCGTCGAAGCCGCCACCCTTGACGGTGTAAAAGGCATGCGGACCCTTGTTGAAAACGGACATGATCGCGGTCACGCCGACTTTTTCCTGGGCGCGGGCGGCCATGAGTGCGCCGATATCGGCCACCCCGACGTCAGATGATCCGGCGGCAAGACGCGAGATGGCATCCGTCGAACCGCGACCCGAGGCGATTTCGACGTCCAGGCCTTCATCCTTGCAGAAGCCCTGGTCGATGCAGACATAGATCGGCGCCTTGTCGCCGCCGGGTAGCCAGTCGAGCTGGAATGTCACCTTGTCCGAGGCGAGAGCCGGGCTGGCCATCATGGCAAGCGCGGAGGCGAAGAGTATCTGGCGTGGAACGGGCAGGCTGGATGGCATGGTTGGTTTCTTCCTGTTGGTCATTTGTTGATCATTGCGTGCGCTTCGCAGAGCTTCTCATGTCCTCGATCGCCTTGACCGAATATCCGGCGGCAAGCATGTGGCGAAATGCGCAAGCGCGCTTCTTGCCGTTGTCACCTTGCAGACAGGCGAGGCAGCGATGCGCGCCGGTCTGCTGGACGATCTTTGGGCTGGTGTCGGTCTGTGCAGTTTGTTCGAACATCTGGACCTCGTTTCGACAGGTTTGACCGTCGAGCAATGTCCAGGATCATTTCCCGACCGCTTCTACTCGCATGGTCCCATGATGGGTGGACTGTCCCGATTTAGGCAACGGAAACGCGCCTATCTTGACATGTGTTATCGGTCTGCTGCCGTGTTGCAGCGCGTCTGACTGCAATTGAGGCAGACTTATAAAATCTTGTAATAAAAGCCAAAAATATCGATGCCGACGGTGCCGTGAAGCTGTCAGCTTCGCCGTTCATCTACCGGAAGCCAGATGTTCTAAAAATTGCTACAGGTAATCGGGAAAACGCGGCTTACGCGTCCTCAAAAACGGGACAGAGATAAAGCGGGCCCGGCCTATTTTCGGGCAGGAAGGCAGTGTGCGCCGGGCATGATCCCGCTTTCCCGCCCGTTCACTCTGGATGGGGCGGGAATGTCGAATGGCGCCTGCATCGATTCGAACCCCTTTGGCGCGCGACGACGATCGGTTGGAATGGAAACAGATGCGCTTCCTGGGGTTCAGGGCAGCGTCGAGTTCCAACCGCTCGGGGCGGTCTA
Protein-coding sequences here:
- a CDS encoding cytosine deaminase; this encodes MDDQMIPAAMQLRRLDGKGRVLLRNARVPQSLLAGGVPSGADVDGDGSARVDLLLDGETVMQIRASGAGHVAAPAIDLQGRQLWPMLVDAHTHLDKGHVAGRAPDSGGNHNGARVATTRDRIAHWRRDDLLSRMDFGLRCAEAHGVATIRTHIDSHEGQGAQSWAAFAETRAAWADRIDLQAVALVPIDAYREDYGTELADLVARHGGLMGGVTRASGGTHGGGLGDLDALLDKLFTLAADRDLDIDLHVDEAAKADALPHVARATIRHGYQGRVTCGHCCSLALLPDGELAATIELIAEAGLQLITLPTVNMYLQDREPGHTPRWRGVMPIHELRAAGVPVAVAGDNCRDPFYAYGDHDMLDTWRQSVRILHLDHPFDDAPALAGPRPAAITGLQAGSIGEGRRADLMIFEAWSLEQMISRPQSDRLLLRRGAHLEAKAPSYDLLPVRPA
- a CDS encoding LysR family transcriptional regulator, translating into MGLPGDIVGANTPVSNSGRLMLHGRALRYIDEVARQGSIRRAARVLNVSASAVNRFVLEMEEDLGAPIFERLPKGLKLTTSGEMLVAHIRETLRAHDRMRAQIKALKGLSRGEVTVATMATLAAGRLADVVAEFRETHPQVDLRVTVGTRPEVIEAVASGEAELALAYNLPIDPRLHLAAEFQHQLGAVVARNHPLTIKSSVRLSDCLVYPLVLADPSLSLREVVQNLAPAGSVLMPTVETNSTELMKRLVRRAPHITFLNRVDVDQELRDGDLAFLPLEAAAGRQRLMLAHRARGQLSPAGSRFLQLVQRLFTTAPDGD
- a CDS encoding isopenicillin N synthase family dioxygenase, translating into MSNENYALAELNKETTIGGEGTTVERAVPAIDLSDFENRKHEIADALWAASTDIGFFQVYNHGIPQEDIDAAFDNAWEFFELPQEIKAQYPMPKGTNAGWEFKAQVRPSTGTPDNKESYQVTRPLMDGKWPTEAELPGFKERALRFERQNWELGMRILSCFALKMGFAEDFFTKAHDPSSDQYQSTLRMIHYMSMENAQPEDFKAWRAGAHSDFDCLTILHQKEGEGGLQVCPGKDAATGQWTDVPPRNGYITCNIGDMLMRWSDDQLQSTLHRVRMPREGEYMGRRLSLPFFCQANRDALMVGPLGKYEPMTAGDYLTMRINANFAAIKK
- a CDS encoding ABC transporter permease; this translates as MTQTQPARAASPRPAPVRPALVRPSSQPAETTAAKPAPNPHRRSLSQLARLPGFATGLTLVGTILLWEAATRLFSIPSYLLPAPSAILNAFTAIGLERWLTHIWSTLRVALLGFGLAIAVSIPLAMVMMRSAILSKTLYPLLVIVQSTPVVAIAPIIIVALGAGDLPRVVITTLITFFPLVVSTATGLAATPPELIELSRSLRAPSRREMTQIRLPYAVPYIFSALKISITLAVIGAVVAEFVAAEAGVGYFIQFSTSMFKLPQAWAGLIVLAAMSLTLFQAVVQIQKRLFPWSLPKETR
- a CDS encoding ABC transporter ATP-binding protein, whose protein sequence is MIEQPPAIRFDRLGQVFQTRSGQTEALRDVSFDVAHHEFLAILGPSGCGKSTLLRMVAGLLTPTSGAVEVFGMPVTGPRDDIGIVFQKPTLLPWATVEDNVVFPVRHKTGHVSQRDRERAQELLAMVGLEGFGKRLPEELSGGMQQRVGIARALHLDPDILLMDEPFSALDALTREVMGFDLLRIFAEKPKTVVFITHSVSEAALLADRVLVMSGRPGTVACEHIVPVSRPRGPESMKDPALLDLTADLRDRLMAREAA
- a CDS encoding ABC transporter substrate-binding protein encodes the protein MTNRKKPTMPSSLPVPRQILFASALAMMASPALASDKVTFQLDWLPGGDKAPIYVCIDQGFCKDEGLDVEIASGRGSTDAISRLAAGSSDVGVADIGALMAARAQEKVGVTAIMSVFNKGPHAFYTVKGGGFDAVADVKGKKIATSPFTSSNVYLPLVLKDAGISPDEVTIVNADPGALGPMLMTGQVDGIVAWMTDLTRYTNQGKEAGKEIQALPWSAAGLNLYSASLIANDSFLKDRPDVARRFVAAYKKSVEFSRDNPDAAAKSVTNIVAELGTEDVKGSLTDAMELVYNEVTEKDGLGVFEPGRLAETWARVAAAQGIDPASYDVETTVTREMLALK